The Nyctibius grandis isolate bNycGra1 chromosome 3, bNycGra1.pri, whole genome shotgun sequence genome window below encodes:
- the UBE2W gene encoding ubiquitin-conjugating enzyme E2 W isoform X3, which yields MASMQKRLQKELLALQNDPPPGMTLNEKSVQNSITQWIVDMEGAPGTLYEGEKFQLLFKFSSRYPFDSPQVMFTGDNIPVHPHVYSNGHICLSILTEDWSPALSVQSVCLSIISMLSSCKEKRRPPDNSFYVRTCNKNPKKTKWWYHG from the exons AAACGACTACAAAAAGAACTATTGGCATTGCAAAATGATCCACCTCCAGGAATGACTCTAAATGAAAAGAGTGTACAAAATTCAATTACACA GTGGATTGTAGACATGGAAGGTGCTCCAGGAACACTATATGAAGGGGAGAAATTTCAGCTTCTATTTAAGTTCAGTAGTCGGTATCCTTTTGATTCGCCTCAG gtcaTGTTTACTGGAGACAATATTCCTGTTCATCCTCATGTTTATAGCAATGGTCATATCTGTTTATCCATTCTAACAGAAGACTGGTCTCCAGCTCTGTCAGTGCAATCTGTTTGTCTTAGCATTATTAGCATGCTTTCCAGCTGCAAAGAAAAG aGGCGACCTCCAGATAACTCATTTTATGTAAGAACGTGTAACAAGaatccaaagaaaacaaaatggtgGTATCATG GCTAG
- the UBE2W gene encoding ubiquitin-conjugating enzyme E2 W isoform X2 produces the protein MASMQKRLQKELLALQNDPPPGMTLNEKSVQNSITQWIVDMEGAPGTLYEGEKFQLLFKFSSRYPFDSPQVMFTGDNIPVHPHVYSNGHICLSILTEDWSPALSVQSVCLSIISMLSSCKEKRRPPDNSFYVRTCNKNPKKTKWWYHDDTC, from the exons AAACGACTACAAAAAGAACTATTGGCATTGCAAAATGATCCACCTCCAGGAATGACTCTAAATGAAAAGAGTGTACAAAATTCAATTACACA GTGGATTGTAGACATGGAAGGTGCTCCAGGAACACTATATGAAGGGGAGAAATTTCAGCTTCTATTTAAGTTCAGTAGTCGGTATCCTTTTGATTCGCCTCAG gtcaTGTTTACTGGAGACAATATTCCTGTTCATCCTCATGTTTATAGCAATGGTCATATCTGTTTATCCATTCTAACAGAAGACTGGTCTCCAGCTCTGTCAGTGCAATCTGTTTGTCTTAGCATTATTAGCATGCTTTCCAGCTGCAAAGAAAAG aGGCGACCTCCAGATAACTCATTTTATGTAAGAACGTGTAACAAGaatccaaagaaaacaaaatggtgGTATCATG atgacaCATGTTGA
- the UBE2W gene encoding ubiquitin-conjugating enzyme E2 W isoform X1, which produces MASMQKRLQKELLALQNDPPPGMTLNEKSVQNSITQWIVDMEGAPGTLYEGEKFQLLFKFSSRYPFDSPQVMFTGDNIPVHPHVYSNGHICLSILTEDWSPALSVQSVCLSIISMLSSCKEKRRPPDNSFYVRTCNKNPKKTKWWYHGPLQILEGCYEVSPEPSLLQAEEPQLSQPVFIGEVLQPFDHHRGPPLDSFQQLHVLLMLGAPEMNAVLQVGSHESRVKGQNHLPRRAGRASFDAAQDMVGFLGCERTLPAHVELLILLSFSCPTLALT; this is translated from the exons AAACGACTACAAAAAGAACTATTGGCATTGCAAAATGATCCACCTCCAGGAATGACTCTAAATGAAAAGAGTGTACAAAATTCAATTACACA GTGGATTGTAGACATGGAAGGTGCTCCAGGAACACTATATGAAGGGGAGAAATTTCAGCTTCTATTTAAGTTCAGTAGTCGGTATCCTTTTGATTCGCCTCAG gtcaTGTTTACTGGAGACAATATTCCTGTTCATCCTCATGTTTATAGCAATGGTCATATCTGTTTATCCATTCTAACAGAAGACTGGTCTCCAGCTCTGTCAGTGCAATCTGTTTGTCTTAGCATTATTAGCATGCTTTCCAGCTGCAAAGAAAAG aGGCGACCTCCAGATAACTCATTTTATGTAAGAACGTGTAACAAGaatccaaagaaaacaaaatggtgGTATCATG gcccccttcagatactggaaggctgctatgaggtctccccagagccttctcttctccaggctgaagagccccaactctctcagcctgtcttcataggagaggtgctccagccctttgatcatcatcgtggccctcctctggactcgttccaacagctccacgtccttcttatgttgggggccccagagatgaatgcagtactccaggtggggtctcacgagagcagagtaaaggggcagaatcacctccctcgacgtGCTGGCCgcgcttcttttgatgcagcccaggatatggttggctttctgggctgcgaacgcacattgccggctcatgttgagcttctcatcctGTTGAGCTTTTCATGTCCAACGCTGGCTTTAACTTAA